The Diabrotica undecimpunctata isolate CICGRU chromosome 3, icDiaUnde3, whole genome shotgun sequence genome includes the window ATATGTAATATGGCCACGTAAGATAAATATGGGCATGGCCATATAACCCTACTTTTCACCTGGCCATATTACTCAacactgtattttgatattttgtctaAGAAAAACtgtattaaatcaaaatttatacaataaaataagaACATGTACATGATTTTGAAGGTATACGAAACATGTAAGtacaattaatatatttaaaacttaCCTATTAGATCcagttaagatttttttaaaaattacgaaattAATAACCAGCTTCTGCAATGACGAATTTTCACAACAATGGTGTATGGTTCTGACGTATAGAGAATGTAGCACCATCTGTTTAACAATTTCGGCACTAAATGTGTATTACTATGCTAATATCAAGAGTTCTAccgtttaaacataaaaatagtaagAAATTTGTTGGATGGCCATATTACTGTACATGGCCATATTACCTACACCTACCTTACATATATTTATCCGCCCTGATGATCAAATTTAAAAGTTTTCGTGTTATGTCTTACACAATGCAAGATTGCGCAAGTCTATGTCTAGAATTCACAGATATCTTCCTGGTCCGTCCATTCTGAAGCCTGAGTTGTCTGTTCCATCTGCCCCATCCCTCTTTTGGGCAGATGTCTACCTGGAAAGATACTTCAGGTGTATATTTGGGTACCACATGGTCAGAAGTCATCATCCATACGATTCGCGTTCTCAAACGACCGTGCTGCCAACTGCTGTCAAAATAGATAACTACTAAAATAGggataaatgtcaaaaatttcaataaattagagtttaaaactggtataaatttcattaaattttaaaaataatgagtttgCTTGCCTTTCAACTAGGGGTCTTAAAATATCCTATCAAATTTACAATGTCAATAAACGATATCCCTATTTCGTCCGCCATCTTTCAAAACAAGTGCTGCCATCTATAGTCGTTTGAGAACGGGAATAGCCCTAATTTCATTCTTAACTGGGTACTTATGAGACAATTAATTTTTATTCAGTAAACTCGCagtttatctcaaaataatgTCTTAGTTACAATACAATGCTGCCACTGTGATAAAAACCTGGCCTAATATCTTTTACAGTTGTTtatgaatatattatttatattaaacttACGTTACTAAAATAAGAGGTTTTATCATTTACAGTGATTAGATGTAGGTActgttttaattaaatatatccCAACCTTGTTCCTATTTAATATCAAACAACTTTGCTGTGAATTTTGAGTACCACTGAGACACTTCAAGCGAGCCTCAAACGGACCTcacgaatatatttttatttatttcaaatacgTACCAAAAGGGTGTACTAGTTTAAATACTTTCTCTGGTCCAGTTGAGTTTGcttaatatatagggtgtcccattgtaattttatcattaaaaaaatgttcaaaatggtTTTACTATTATTTATAGTAATTTATTTGACCTTAACATAATTTGTtccttaatgttttttatatgTACAAATGTATTTATTATCGATTATCTTTAGGAATCCGTCTTGTTTTTTAAGTATCAAAGTCTCCAGCATGTAGAAGTTCTACTGTCATTAATTCCTAATTTCTGTCTGGAAAGTCTCAAAATTTCACCTGCATTTAGAATTCGTCACCAAACTCTTATATCTCGCAACCAAGAATGTTGCTTTTACTCTGGGCCTCTTCTTCTTTCTATCTGAATCTCCTATTTATTACCTCTTATTATATACTTATGCCATATAGGAAACTTTTCGATGTTTTATCGTTTGTGACAATTCACGTTCGGTTCCAGCTCTTTTTAGCATTTTCCCTATTGTGACATGATCAATCCATGATATACGCAGGATGTTTCCTTATTTCAAACGATTCTAGGcgatttattaatttaaatttaaggcACCATCGTTCATTACCATATTATCGGTcatatgtaacattttacaatttTCCTCGGAGGACAAAGTATAatcctagagatgacaaaacttagatatacaaaaactaatattgcactgcaagataccaaaGCATGGAGAGActgcataatgataccaatgttcaagaaagaagataaagaagactCCAACAATTATAGAGATATAAAtttactgaacaccgcacttaagcttaccacaaaaatCCTCCAACAAAATCaaaaaactaacaactttatcagatgaacaacaaggattcagatacGGAAGATATTGCGTAGACGCCGtgtttgtactaagacaaatcacaggaAAGGCCATCGAGTgtaataaaccagcatatctatgttttatagacctgacaaaggctttcaatcgcatccaagtcgaagacgtcttacacctactgtataaaagaaacatagcaatcaatattatacaaaccatcgaaaacatataccagtacaaagcggagtcagagaGAGAGGGTGACTctttaagcccacttctcttgaatataataatggacgaaataatacaagcagtatgtAAAGGCCATGGTTACAGAATgtggaacaaagaaatccaaatattatgttatgcagacgacgccgcattaatcgccgagacataAGACGAGCTCCAAAGTTTAACACACATCAAACGTCATATATGTTTAACACACACAAAAATttaccaaacaataaacaaataagtcCGTGCACCAACAAGACAGCGAGCAGCATGTAAACAGTTACTGTCACTCGCACTGCAAGTCCTTTGATTTCCCTTAAAAAACCCGCCAATAAAGGGAGCGTACGACAGCGGCAGTGGCATGAATAATGGCAGCTCGAGCGACGTATTTACTTACTCAAGCTGCCAACTTCCCTGCTTACGGCCGTGGAAGTAAGCTGCACATAAAGGGGGTAATAGACTAGGAAAGAGGAAAATGGAAACAAAATGAAGAACTTTAGGAAAAGAAGAATAATAAAGAACTTTATGTAGATATACCTTTTGCTTGGTTTTGAATCGCTATCTGGAACATCTCCTCTACATAGACATTGAATACTAAAGGAGATACAATACAACCCTGACATACACCTCttgttattttcatttctttagtTGACAGTGAGTTTTTGATCCATAGCTTACCAGATGGATTCCAACATAGATTTTTCTTTAGCAGTCCAAAGAAAGTAAGCATCACCTACCAGCATATGCTATATAAAACAgcgtatattaaaaataattatgtctTCAAAATCTggaaactatattaaaattaatgGATTATTTAAAGActtaattaaaatgtttatttctcCAAATGTGGAATAAAGACTACTCAAAGAAATATAAGCTTTGAGCAATGCATGTAAAACCTATTTTCGTGATAATAAGATTCTATCGCACCCTGATATCTTGAAGTTCTCTACTGAATGTGATACAAATGAGGCGTCATGTACTGCATGTATCTAAGTGTTGTCCTCATCCTCTTTCAAGAAGACCTTCAGGAACACTCTACTTCAGTCCAAGAATTGCTTTACTCTCTAAAGGCTTGACTATGCTGCCAAATTGATTGATTAGGAGACCccatattgtaattttttttaatgatttactTTTTTTAGATCTCTATCTATGTTTATGTGAACAATAATTGTAGATAATTGATTGcccaaacaaaaaaattaataacgtgtatataacttttatttcgattcctaaaataattttgaaagtaaAATTGAATTGATTTGTTCAAAATGGTAGATGAGTTTGAGATGCAATAAAGATTGtgttttttcagttataaaattACAGTGGCGAAATACTTATACAATATAACCTTGTATAgatatatacataaatacataaCTGTGTGTTAATATAAAATTGtagatttaatatatttattaacggGTCTATTACGATATAAAGTAGTGGATAGAAAAATGCCCTATTGTGAACGAAAAATATGTATAGTAGACTTCTGTGTATTTCACaatgttaaaaattattataaaaccattgaaataaataatactgaaaatatttattttatttatagccCTGCTTTTCGACTTAATATTCAATTACTCCAGTCGGCAGAGACAAAGATGCCACTgaacatttaaaaattatatgaacaagctgaattttgcagagaatatcatttttgggaccccaaaaaatatgtaaaaaaggtTAAAGGTAAGGTAAATACATAAAAATGAAACATgggacaataaaagtaaacaaacagAATAAAGCTTACACTTTAGCAGAGTACATGAAGCATGGAAAACAATAAAAAccatctatttaaaaaaaaagttaagttTTGGGAAGAAGTCTATGCTTCCACTTGGGCCAGATTAATGTCACATTCATAGTTAAATATTCTTGGATATTCATCTTGCTATATTTATATTTCTCATTTTGTTATACTTACAGATTTGTGGCTatgagaataaaaagaggaaaggaTTTCAgtatgtacaaaataaaacatatattaaaGGTGAACAGGTAACTTTAATTGACTTTCTTTTCTAATAACACTTCTTTTACGTGTTTGGCCAATTTTATTCTTTTCcgttgtttcttttctttctcaGATTGACCCTCTTTCTTTACAATTGGAGTTTGTACATGTGActttttggttttctttttacaAGAGAGTGGATTCGGcccctttttcttctttttcttgggTCTTTCATCActtccattttgttttttaatttcctctaATGCCCTTTTTTCAAAATCTGTCAATGTTGATAACTTGCTTTCAGCTTCTTTGGTAGAGACTTCAGAAGGCTTTTCAAGCACTGGAGTTTTAAGATGTAAATATAATAACGGAACACCTGGAATGTGTCTGACTTTCTCCTGCAAATCCCTATCTTGTGTTCCAATAATATAATGATTTTCATTAGATTTTCCTAGCATTTTTAAAAAGCATTTGGATCCTGTAATTGGATTACCTTCATGACCACACTTGTGTACACCATACTGCTTCAGAATAATTAGTGCACCATTCAACTTGGCACCCAAGTTTTCCATTTCTATAATTGCACATTGAGTAGTAAGTAACTTAACTTCTCCTTGAAGGTATCTTGGAATATTGTCAGCAATATTTACTTTGTTCTGTAACACAACAAAATTAATTGAGTAAGTCCATATATAGAGGAGTTGCTATATAGTTCTAGATGTGTTAATTTGTATGTTACTTACATTTAATGCACAGTAACAGAATGTGCCATCAACCAACACTTGGAAGGGTTGACGAAATccataattattaataaagaaccttatatgtttgtttacttttttataACGTTTTACCTTCATTTTATAGACTGTTTATAGATTAGTTTCCTGACCTAAATGGACCTAAACttcagtaatatatattctttatctatgacCTAAACAAATGGTTAAAATAAACATAACCCTTTAGATTAATTTCTTCTTATTTGtacattttctaaatattttttaatttaacaggaTAAATATGTGTATTTACACATTCCTTCAAACTAAATCTGAAAGAAGAGGTGGTATGACAAATGACAGTTAGCTTAGTGACAAAAAATTAGATgctttcatttaaaaaaacaatataaaaggTTGATACGTTTTAGTAAGTTcatcttcaaaatattcaaaatatgttGCAGTAGACGGTATGAAATAGTTAGACTAAATTATCGAATACTTATAGTTTGTTTAATAATCTTTTAGCTAtctggttaatacaaaaaaacggAGATCTTCGCAGCGAACAAAATGTCTGCTACATTTGCGCCACAGCGTGGCCCCAAGCCTCCTCCCGACAGTAAAAGCCTTCAAAAGCTTCTGGACGAAAACGGACATTTGATTCAAGTTATACAAGAACACCAATCAAAGGGCAAATCGCAGGAAGCTATACAAATGCAGTCACAATTACATAGAAATCTGGTATACTTGGCAACGATAGCTGATTCTGCACAAAATGTTACAGCTTTATTACCagtaagtaaaaaaaacattataACTCAGTACTTCGTGTattaattgttattataaatttaatttggaGCAATATGGAAAGAAAAATGCTACTTTTTTTGCTTATACTGGATGATAAACTGACTTTATTTATAATAGTGATGCAGTAAGAGAAAATCGCTGCTTAAAATGTGAACAGAAGAAATACAACATTGAGGGTTAAAATCAAAACATTGAAAATTAATTTGCCGTTAGATTTGCACCTAGTATTGTTAAGAGAATGCAGATGTTATTAATAGAAGGAAGATGcaacaaataatgaaaaaatatgtGGAAGGAATTCATAATTcacatacaaaattaaaattgatgtAAAAAGACAAAGAGAAAGGTTAATAATCAAAAAAGCAGCTGAAAATTCAATTTAGTACTTTGTGGGGACTCTAGTTATATATCTAAAACTGAAAGATCAGAAATAGATACAGAATATACTGTATAATTGTTGGTTTTGTGTCAAAAAAAGTAAGATCTGGACTAGCAAAAAGAGAAAGAGGAAAGAAATGGctcattataataaatattggaaaTAACTAAAGATTAGAGGATCTGAAAGAACTAATTACAAAATATCTTTAAGAcagtttaataaaataattaaaaagaaaacttcaaaatattcttatgtgtttaaattttattaaaaatgtgttatttaaagGCTTAAATAAGCTCAGTATTTTATATGCCTTCAGGCATTAGTAGTACATTGGAAAATGACTTTGTCACATGTTTTGTGTtgattaaaagaaaatataatgtCATGTGAGAGCAGTTTAAGCTATGGGATATTTGATTGCTATACCATTGCTATTGTTTTTTCCAACCCAACTACTATTGTTTATAATAAAAGCtcactaatttaaaataatcttttttgaataTGATTTCTGGAGTGGAAATCAAAATATCAAATAACAATTAGAAAATGTAATGTAATTACTCTTGCAGACTAATATACAATGTTGTAACTTTTTT containing:
- the LOC140436469 gene encoding rRNA-processing protein UTP23 homolog, with the protein product MKVKRYKKVNKHIRFFINNYGFRQPFQVLVDGTFCYCALNNKVNIADNIPRYLQGEVKLLTTQCAIIEMENLGAKLNGALIILKQYGVHKCGHEGNPITGSKCFLKMLGKSNENHYIIGTQDRDLQEKVRHIPGVPLLYLHLKTPVLEKPSEVSTKEAESKLSTLTDFEKRALEEIKKQNGSDERPKKKKKKGPNPLSCKKKTKKSHVQTPIVKKEGQSEKEKKQRKRIKLAKHVKEVLLEKKVN